GTGCCTGGCGCTCGCCGGTTTCACGGCCTACGAGCTGCTGGCGTGACGCCTGACACGCTGGACAGTTGTTCACCGGTGGGCAAGGATCCCGACCGGGAGGACTGACGTGAGAGAGGCGCCTGCATGACCATCTTCGACGACCTCAGCGACCGCGAGATCGACACGATCAAGAACACCGGCACGCACGTCACGCTCCCCGCGGACTGGTCGCCCATCTGGGAGAAGACCCCCGCCGACAAGGCCTACATCATCGTCTCCGGCGAGGCCTCGGTGCGGCGCAGGGGCGAGGAGATCGCGCGCCTCGGGGAGGGTGACATCTTCGGGGAGTCCGCGATCGTCAACCACGCCCTCCGGTCCGCCTCCATCGTCACGCTGACCAAGCTCGAGCTGATCCACTTCAGCCGCGAGCAGGTCAACCGGCTCCGCGAGGAGATCCCGGCCTTCGGCCGCGCCCTGGACCGGGTGGCGCAGGATCGCCTCG
This genomic interval from Nocardioides euryhalodurans contains the following:
- a CDS encoding cyclic nucleotide-binding domain-containing protein, whose protein sequence is MTIFDDLSDREIDTIKNTGTHVTLPADWSPIWEKTPADKAYIIVSGEASVRRRGEEIARLGEGDIFGESAIVNHALRSASIVTLTKLELIHFSREQVNRLREEIPAFGRALDRVAQDRLGTS